A part of Labrus mixtus unplaced genomic scaffold, fLabMix1.1 SCAFFOLD_135, whole genome shotgun sequence genomic DNA contains:
- the LOC132971449 gene encoding spexin prohormone 2-like yields MKINLTAVWMCSLFISLLVESDHAQKLNVHWGPQSMMYLKGKHGRRFVSEDDNDVLQGLQGLHSLQGLQGLHSLQGWYAVLKGIQRLQSRVFSKPRHILTSEKVLIQVLQQR; encoded by the exons ATG AAGATAAACCTCACGGCTGTGTGGATGTGTTCTTTATTCATCTCCTTGTTGGTAGAGTCAGATCATGCACAGAAG ctgaaCGTTCACTGGGGTCCTCAGTCCATGATGTACCTGAAGGGGAAAC ACGGGCGGAGGTTTGTGTCGGAAGATGACAACGATGTTTTGCAGGGTCTTCAGGGTCTTCACAGTCTTCAGGGTCTTCAGGGTCTTCACAGTCTTCAGGGCTGGTACGCAGTGCTCAAAG gtaTCCAGAGGCTGCAGTCGAGGGTCTTCAGTAAACCCCGTCACATCTTGACTTCAGAAAAAGTCCTGATTCAGGTCCTACAGCAGAGATGA